The Macaca thibetana thibetana isolate TM-01 chromosome 19, ASM2454274v1, whole genome shotgun sequence genome has a segment encoding these proteins:
- the LOC126942799 gene encoding putative uncharacterized protein encoded by MIR7-3HG isoform X3, which yields MPGIRLVCRSAHGRFPRNGQRRRSLTVWKAEISGADCLGAPSIRTAPLGGSKERTAICFSTGAQDSSQRAPFRRQNPGQLPQTSVRNLVPSIVHTAYHAIFNPRTWVLLCPGDIWGTQGPKKGRKITHAGTLSPQVKLRTGNGKQGGSTEAGSPGVTAWLRSICLPVTL from the exons ATGCCGGGAATTAGGCTGGTTTGCAGGTCGGCGCATGGACGTTTTCCCAGGAACGGACAGAGACGGCGAAGTTTGACGGTCTGGAAAGCAGAGATCAGCGGTGCTGACTGCTTGGGAG CACCAAGTATCCGGACAGCGCCTCTCGGGGGTTCCAAGGAGAGAACCGCGATCTGTTTCAGCACCGGGGCTCAGGACAGTTCCCAGAGGGCTCCGTTTCGGCGCCAGAACCCTGGACAGCTCCCCCAG ACTTCAGTGAGGAACCTTGTGCCAAGCATTGTACATACAGCATATCATGCCATCTTCAACCCTAGGACATGGGTGTTACTGTGCCCAGGTGACATTTGGGGAACCCAAGGCcccaaaaaaggcagaaaaataaccCACGCAGGAACTCTCAGCCCACAAGTGAAGCT GAGAACCGGGAATGGAAAACAGGGAGGCAGCACAGAGGCTGGAAGCCCAGGTGTCACAGCTTGGCTCAG GTCTATTTGTCTCCCTGTTACACTGTGA
- the LOC126942799 gene encoding putative uncharacterized protein encoded by MIR7-3HG isoform X1, translating into MPGIRLVCRSAHGRFPRNGQRRRSLTVWKAEISGADCLGAPSIRTAPLGGSKERTAICFSTGAQDSSQRAPFRRQNPGQLPQTSVRNLVPSIVHTAYHAIFNPRTWVLLCPGDIWGTQGPKKGRKITHAGTLSPQVKLRTGNGKQGGSTEAGSPGVTAWLSLDSPHLHPELPTTDPAFFCKLHFIKGNDPYYLTIAHVKSVLTFS; encoded by the exons ATGCCGGGAATTAGGCTGGTTTGCAGGTCGGCGCATGGACGTTTTCCCAGGAACGGACAGAGACGGCGAAGTTTGACGGTCTGGAAAGCAGAGATCAGCGGTGCTGACTGCTTGGGAG CACCAAGTATCCGGACAGCGCCTCTCGGGGGTTCCAAGGAGAGAACCGCGATCTGTTTCAGCACCGGGGCTCAGGACAGTTCCCAGAGGGCTCCGTTTCGGCGCCAGAACCCTGGACAGCTCCCCCAG ACTTCAGTGAGGAACCTTGTGCCAAGCATTGTACATACAGCATATCATGCCATCTTCAACCCTAGGACATGGGTGTTACTGTGCCCAGGTGACATTTGGGGAACCCAAGGCcccaaaaaaggcagaaaaataaccCACGCAGGAACTCTCAGCCCACAAGTGAAGCT GAGAACCGGGAATGGAAAACAGGGAGGCAGCACAGAGGCTGGAAGCCCAGGTGTCACAGCTTGGCTCAG CTTGGactccccccacctccacccagaGCTCCCCACAACTGACCCTGCCTTCTTCTGCAAGCTCCATTTCATCAAAGGAAATGATCCTTATTACCTCACCATTGCCCACGTGAAGTCTGTATTGACATTCTCATAG
- the LOC126942799 gene encoding putative uncharacterized protein encoded by MIR7-3HG isoform X2 translates to MLFISAPSIRTAPLGGSKERTAICFSTGAQDSSQRAPFRRQNPGQLPQTSVRNLVPSIVHTAYHAIFNPRTWVLLCPGDIWGTQGPKKGRKITHAGTLSPQVKLRTGNGKQGGSTEAGSPGVTAWLSLDSPHLHPELPTTDPAFFCKLHFIKGNDPYYLTIAHVKSVLTFS, encoded by the exons ATGCTATTTATTTCAGCACCAAGTATCCGGACAGCGCCTCTCGGGGGTTCCAAGGAGAGAACCGCGATCTGTTTCAGCACCGGGGCTCAGGACAGTTCCCAGAGGGCTCCGTTTCGGCGCCAGAACCCTGGACAGCTCCCCCAG ACTTCAGTGAGGAACCTTGTGCCAAGCATTGTACATACAGCATATCATGCCATCTTCAACCCTAGGACATGGGTGTTACTGTGCCCAGGTGACATTTGGGGAACCCAAGGCcccaaaaaaggcagaaaaataaccCACGCAGGAACTCTCAGCCCACAAGTGAAGCT GAGAACCGGGAATGGAAAACAGGGAGGCAGCACAGAGGCTGGAAGCCCAGGTGTCACAGCTTGGCTCAG CTTGGactccccccacctccacccagaGCTCCCCACAACTGACCCTGCCTTCTTCTGCAAGCTCCATTTCATCAAAGGAAATGATCCTTATTACCTCACCATTGCCCACGTGAAGTCTGTATTGACATTCTCATAG
- the LOC126942799 gene encoding putative uncharacterized protein encoded by MIR7-3HG isoform X4 — protein MPGIRLVCRSAHGRFPRNGQRRRSLTVWKAEISGADCLGAPSIRTAPLGGSKERTAICFSTGAQDSSQRAPFRRQNPGQLPQTSVRNLVPSIVHTAYHAIFNPRTWVLLCPGDIWGTQGPKKGRKITHAGTLSPQVKLRTGNGKQGGSTEAGSPGVTAWLRCDGSHL, from the exons ATGCCGGGAATTAGGCTGGTTTGCAGGTCGGCGCATGGACGTTTTCCCAGGAACGGACAGAGACGGCGAAGTTTGACGGTCTGGAAAGCAGAGATCAGCGGTGCTGACTGCTTGGGAG CACCAAGTATCCGGACAGCGCCTCTCGGGGGTTCCAAGGAGAGAACCGCGATCTGTTTCAGCACCGGGGCTCAGGACAGTTCCCAGAGGGCTCCGTTTCGGCGCCAGAACCCTGGACAGCTCCCCCAG ACTTCAGTGAGGAACCTTGTGCCAAGCATTGTACATACAGCATATCATGCCATCTTCAACCCTAGGACATGGGTGTTACTGTGCCCAGGTGACATTTGGGGAACCCAAGGCcccaaaaaaggcagaaaaataaccCACGCAGGAACTCTCAGCCCACAAGTGAAGCT GAGAACCGGGAATGGAAAACAGGGAGGCAGCACAGAGGCTGGAAGCCCAGGTGTCACAGCTTGGCTCAG gtgtgatggctcacacttgtaa